The Methanosphaera stadtmanae DSM 3091 genome includes a window with the following:
- a CDS encoding MnhB domain-containing protein: MSDLLKLISYPLSFILIGYGAMTILGGHITPGGGFQGGAIMASGAILCILAYGLKENPFNFSHERMSIIESFGALGYVFLGLCGLFTGGSFLYNLGTNIYGLVPSGVEAIFNFPDALHAGIIPYLNIVVGLKVFIGLTTLVVLFYSVTKYKEDYVDDEEIE; this comes from the coding sequence ATGAGTGATCTTCTTAAATTAATATCATACCCATTATCCTTTATATTAATAGGTTATGGTGCTATGACTATTCTTGGTGGACACATTACACCTGGAGGAGGTTTCCAGGGAGGAGCTATTATGGCTTCAGGAGCTATTCTCTGTATTCTTGCATATGGTTTAAAAGAAAATCCATTTAATTTTTCACACGAAAGAATGTCCATAATAGAAAGCTTTGGAGCTTTAGGTTATGTATTCCTTGGTTTATGTGGATTATTTACAGGTGGTTCATTCCTTTATAACTTAGGAACAAACATATATGGATTAGTACCATCTGGTGTAGAAGCTATATTTAACTTCCCAGATGCATTACATGCTGGAATAATTCCATATTTAAACATAGTGGTAGGATTAAAAGTATTTATAGGATTAACAACATTAGTAGTTCTTTTCTATAGTGTAACTAAATACAAAGAAGACTACGTTGATGATGAGGAAATAGAATAG
- a CDS encoding nickel-dependent hydrogenase large subunit translates to MVTKIDGATTCDKTERQVFETEINMGTVHPAALEPYRVRLFVEDEIVKDAEITVGLNHRGIERIMEGLPVEKANALTEKVCGICSNGHIYNSCRVGEGALGIEIPERAVYLRVLAEELERLHSHMLYLGHGSEVLCHETFAMRIFYIRESVMDLLYMMGGNRVQYGISVLGGVRPRADLNLKEQQRVLDTMDYIDEKVADFAERFIADPMVMHRITGTGELSQKQALDLHVTGPSLRATGYEYDFRTEMFEYEPFEFDIITQDGGDVRANILMRATEIFESTKIIRQVIKNLPKGPIVTRDWDLVDSPVYKSYIEVPRGVCYHSYGLEDGKVRHSIIRTPSMSNIGAMQESCIGHPIQDAQLAIVSCDPCFTCTDRAIQIIKL, encoded by the coding sequence ATGGTTACAAAAATAGATGGAGCAACAACTTGTGACAAAACAGAAAGACAAGTTTTTGAAACAGAAATCAATATGGGTACAGTACATCCGGCAGCTTTAGAACCTTACAGAGTTAGACTATTTGTAGAAGATGAAATAGTAAAAGATGCTGAAATTACTGTAGGTTTAAACCATAGAGGAATTGAAAGAATTATGGAAGGACTACCTGTAGAAAAAGCAAATGCTTTAACAGAAAAAGTATGTGGTATTTGTTCTAACGGACATATATACAATTCCTGTCGTGTAGGAGAAGGAGCTTTAGGTATAGAAATTCCAGAAAGAGCAGTATATTTACGTGTTCTTGCAGAAGAATTAGAAAGATTACATAGTCATATGTTATACTTAGGTCATGGATCTGAGGTATTATGTCATGAAACCTTTGCTATGAGAATATTTTATATAAGAGAATCTGTAATGGATCTTTTATATATGATGGGTGGAAACAGAGTTCAATATGGAATATCAGTTCTTGGTGGAGTAAGACCTAGAGCTGACTTAAATCTTAAAGAACAACAAAGAGTACTTGACACAATGGATTATATCGATGAAAAAGTAGCAGATTTTGCTGAAAGATTCATAGCTGATCCAATGGTAATGCACCGTATTACTGGTACTGGTGAATTATCACAGAAACAAGCACTTGATTTACATGTAACTGGCCCATCTTTAAGAGCAACAGGATATGAATATGATTTTAGAACTGAAATGTTTGAATATGAACCTTTTGAATTTGATATTATCACTCAAGATGGTGGAGATGTAAGGGCTAATATTCTTATGAGAGCAACTGAAATCTTTGAATCAACAAAGATCATTAGACAAGTTATTAAAAACTTACCTAAAGGTCCTATTGTAACAAGAGATTGGGATTTAGTAGACTCACCAGTTTATAAAAGTTATATAGAAGTACCTCGTGGAGTATGTTATCATTCATATGGTTTAGAGGATGGAAAAGTAAGACATAGTATTATAAGAACTCCATCAATGTCTAACATTGGTGCAATGCAAGAATCTTGTATTGGACACCCAATTCAGGATGCACAACTTGCTATTGTATCATGTGATCCATGTTTCACTTGTACTGATAGAGCTATACAAATAATTAAATTATAG
- a CDS encoding DUF5612 domain-containing protein codes for MIDAINMRTIDKPGVLRKVTDYLAKNGINIVYTHLYMESDDHASTYIELDHVDNIEEVLSEIMEFPEVKEVKLSPSMDKVWGKRIIIVGGGAQVSQVALGAITEADRHNIRGERISVDTLPLAGEKKLTEAVRAVGCLPRVGCLVLAGSLMGGSIVDAIDEIKNKYGVKVISLNMVGSVRDHADLVVTDPVQAGVMAVMSIAKTAKFDIDRVDEVL; via the coding sequence ATGATAGATGCAATAAATATGAGGACAATAGATAAACCAGGAGTTTTAAGAAAAGTAACTGATTATCTTGCAAAAAATGGAATTAATATTGTCTATACCCATTTATATATGGAATCTGATGATCATGCTTCTACATATATAGAATTAGATCATGTGGATAATATTGAAGAAGTACTTTCTGAAATAATGGAATTTCCAGAAGTCAAAGAAGTAAAACTATCTCCTTCTATGGATAAAGTATGGGGTAAAAGAATCATCATAGTTGGTGGTGGAGCACAAGTATCTCAAGTAGCATTAGGTGCAATTACCGAAGCAGATCGTCATAATATTCGTGGTGAACGTATAAGTGTTGATACATTACCACTGGCTGGAGAAAAAAAATTAACTGAAGCTGTACGTGCCGTTGGATGTTTACCTAGAGTGGGTTGTTTAGTACTTGCTGGATCATTAATGGGTGGATCTATTGTGGATGCTATTGATGAAATAAAAAATAAATATGGAGTTAAAGTAATAAGTCTTAATATGGTTGGTTCTGTAAGAGACCATGCTGATTTAGTTGTAACAGATCCAGTTCAAGCAGGTGTTATGGCTGTAATGTCAATAGCAAAAACTGCTAAATTTGATATTGATAGAGTTGATGAAGTACTCTAG
- a CDS encoding 4Fe-4S binding protein: MFMTTGNCNGSGNCVDACPTDAIKVVNGKAVSCITCGKCEKVCPNKAIFKNKFGGYVVDRTKCNLCGMCMNVCPVSVITVKDGKIMGLCSNCGVCVPACPNNARMAPPKRPVQMEKEMVNRINVGTNHDDCIECGRCAYFCPTNSIKFSYIEPGVCTKCDTCIDVCPRNAIGPIEEGGAYQVDMKKCALCYKCLIECPNDAIIEKDFELEIQQPEYDVENDTKMIGCIDCKVCADACPTNGLQIINKKVRFSADLCSLCNNVNNEEHCAADYEHAPCVTACPQGVLEFVPDSKITLEGICVGCGGCIPECKYGARKFGNTSWNGEIGAQCIKCGICVEVCPKDALTIEDKEVKLNFDKCVLCEKCGIYCPVNAIPKTSPLKMKIQSGYSMINNNLCVGCGVCIDACVFKAIAPDEEGNLKIDNNRCIYCGACKTACPARAIKIQRDFGATI; this comes from the coding sequence ATGTTTATGACAACAGGTAATTGTAATGGCTCAGGAAATTGTGTAGATGCTTGCCCTACTGATGCTATTAAAGTAGTTAATGGGAAAGCAGTTAGTTGTATAACCTGTGGTAAGTGTGAAAAAGTCTGTCCAAACAAAGCTATCTTTAAAAACAAATTTGGTGGATATGTAGTAGACAGAACAAAATGTAACTTATGTGGAATGTGTATGAATGTATGTCCTGTAAGTGTTATCACAGTTAAAGATGGAAAAATCATGGGATTATGTTCTAATTGTGGTGTATGTGTACCTGCATGTCCAAATAATGCTAGAATGGCACCACCAAAAAGACCAGTTCAAATGGAAAAAGAAATGGTCAACAGAATCAATGTAGGAACAAATCATGATGATTGTATTGAATGTGGAAGATGTGCATATTTCTGTCCAACAAACTCAATTAAGTTCTCATACATAGAACCAGGAGTTTGTACAAAATGTGATACTTGTATTGATGTTTGTCCAAGAAATGCAATTGGACCTATTGAAGAAGGTGGAGCATATCAAGTTGACATGAAAAAATGTGCATTATGTTACAAATGTTTAATTGAATGTCCAAACGATGCAATCATTGAAAAAGACTTTGAACTTGAAATTCAACAACCAGAATATGATGTTGAAAACGATACAAAAATGATTGGATGTATTGATTGTAAAGTATGTGCAGATGCATGTCCAACAAATGGTTTACAAATTATCAATAAAAAAGTTAGATTCAGTGCAGATTTATGTTCATTATGTAATAATGTTAATAATGAAGAACATTGTGCAGCAGACTATGAACATGCTCCATGTGTAACAGCTTGTCCACAAGGTGTATTAGAATTTGTTCCAGATTCAAAAATTACACTTGAAGGTATATGTGTAGGTTGTGGAGGATGTATTCCTGAATGTAAATATGGTGCACGTAAATTTGGAAATACTTCATGGAATGGAGAAATTGGGGCACAATGTATTAAATGTGGTATTTGTGTAGAAGTTTGTCCAAAAGATGCATTAACTATTGAAGATAAAGAAGTAAAACTTAACTTTGATAAATGTGTTCTTTGTGAAAAATGTGGAATTTACTGTCCAGTAAATGCTATACCTAAAACATCACCACTTAAAATGAAAATACAAAGTGGATATTCCATGATCAACAATAACTTATGTGTAGGTTGTGGAGTATGTATAGATGCATGTGTTTTCAAAGCAATTGCTCCTGATGAAGAAGGTAACTTAAAAATTGATAACAACAGATGTATTTATTGTGGAGCTTGTAAGACAGCATGTCCTGCTAGAGCAATAAAAATACAAAGAGACTTTGGGGCTACAATATGA
- the feoB gene encoding ferrous iron transport protein B has product MEKLKFLLAGNPNVGKSTIFNHLTGMKQHVGNWPGKTVEQKSGSFEFDNYDIEIIDLPGNYSLTPYSVEEQVSRDAIIHEENDAVINVIDAENIQRNLYLTLQIMETGANTILAVNLLNYAEDAGFKINLKKLEETLGIPIVVVDAREGTGLNELVRATIKAANHPKDCSSRLTYGFELDDHVNEVKGLFPNLKIGSAPDSWTAIKLLEGDDEVIDIAEKSSDKQNLQKVNNIRRHLEGILNDNVDDAFINARYAEIDSIMKICVKKPGAGKKTLTDKIDDIVTNRILGIPIFLIVIYGVFQLTYTIGGPFQDLIDEAFTMLIDSITPILGDGLASSFVLNGVIGGVGSILTFIPIIFILFFLLSLIEDVGYLARAAFVIDRAMYKIMGLSGKAFIPMILGFGCDVTGIMATRTLANESDRISTMLALPFISCSARIPIYALFTAVFFISNQAEITFGLYILGMIVAIIVARLLKRTAFSEESAPFIMELPPYRLPTLKSAGLHMWERGSLFIKKAGTIILGTSIIVWLLGNLPPGVEEGSVQSIIGMFGNIIAPIFAPLGFGFWQAAVALVFGIMAKEIVVSTFGTLFGVGEDGISTVLPSLFTPLSSLSFMVFTLLYVPCFACLGAIKEESNSWKWMGVCVVTCCVIAYIMAFIVYQGGLLLGFT; this is encoded by the coding sequence ATGGAGAAACTAAAATTCTTATTAGCAGGTAATCCAAACGTGGGTAAGAGTACAATTTTCAACCATCTTACAGGTATGAAACAACACGTTGGTAACTGGCCTGGTAAAACAGTAGAACAAAAATCTGGAAGTTTTGAATTTGATAATTATGATATAGAAATTATAGATCTTCCAGGAAATTATAGTCTAACCCCATATTCAGTAGAAGAACAAGTTTCAAGAGATGCAATTATTCATGAAGAAAATGATGCAGTAATAAATGTTATTGATGCAGAAAATATTCAAAGAAACTTATATTTAACATTACAAATCATGGAAACAGGTGCTAATACAATACTAGCAGTGAATTTGTTAAATTATGCTGAAGATGCAGGTTTCAAAATAAATCTAAAAAAATTAGAGGAAACATTAGGAATTCCAATAGTTGTCGTGGATGCAAGAGAAGGAACAGGATTAAATGAATTAGTACGTGCAACAATCAAAGCAGCTAACCATCCAAAAGATTGTTCATCTAGATTAACATATGGATTTGAATTAGATGATCATGTAAATGAAGTTAAAGGACTATTTCCTAATTTAAAGATAGGTTCAGCACCAGACTCATGGACAGCTATAAAACTTTTAGAAGGTGATGATGAAGTAATAGACATTGCTGAAAAATCATCTGATAAACAAAATCTACAGAAAGTAAATAACATAAGAAGACATCTTGAAGGTATATTAAATGATAATGTAGATGATGCATTTATCAATGCAAGATATGCTGAAATAGATTCAATTATGAAAATTTGTGTAAAAAAACCTGGTGCAGGTAAAAAAACACTCACAGATAAGATAGATGATATAGTAACCAATAGAATACTTGGAATACCAATATTTTTAATAGTGATATATGGAGTTTTCCAACTTACATATACAATAGGAGGACCATTCCAAGATTTAATAGATGAAGCATTTACAATGCTTATAGATAGCATTACTCCAATACTAGGTGATGGATTAGCATCATCATTTGTATTAAATGGTGTAATTGGTGGAGTAGGTTCCATACTTACATTTATACCTATTATATTCATATTGTTTTTCTTACTAAGTTTAATAGAAGATGTTGGTTACTTAGCAAGAGCAGCATTTGTTATTGATAGAGCAATGTATAAAATAATGGGATTATCAGGTAAAGCATTTATACCAATGATTCTAGGTTTTGGTTGTGATGTAACAGGAATAATGGCAACAAGAACATTAGCAAATGAAAGTGATAGAATATCTACAATGTTAGCATTACCATTTATATCATGTAGTGCAAGAATACCTATATATGCATTATTTACAGCAGTATTCTTTATATCAAACCAAGCAGAAATAACTTTTGGTTTATATATACTTGGTATGATAGTAGCAATTATAGTTGCAAGATTACTTAAAAGAACAGCATTTTCAGAAGAATCTGCACCATTTATTATGGAATTACCACCTTATAGATTACCTACACTTAAAAGTGCAGGATTACACATGTGGGAAAGAGGTTCTCTTTTCATTAAAAAAGCAGGTACAATTATTCTAGGAACATCCATTATTGTATGGTTACTTGGTAATTTACCACCAGGTGTAGAAGAAGGATCTGTTCAAAGTATAATTGGTATGTTTGGAAATATTATAGCTCCAATATTTGCTCCACTAGGATTTGGTTTCTGGCAAGCAGCAGTAGCTTTAGTATTTGGTATAATGGCAAAAGAAATTGTAGTATCTACCTTCGGTACACTATTTGGTGTAGGTGAAGATGGAATAAGTACAGTTTTACCATCATTATTCACACCATTATCATCATTATCATTCATGGTATTTACATTATTATATGTTCCATGTTTTGCATGTCTTGGTGCAATAAAAGAAGAATCTAACTCTTGGAAGTGGATGGGTGTCTGTGTAGTAACATGTTGTGTTATAGCATATATAATGGCATTTATTGTATATCAAGGAGGATTACTGCTAGGATTTACTTAA
- a CDS encoding NADH-quinone oxidoreductase subunit B family protein — translation MGLKSQARKKAIHLMLVYTGGCNGCDIEIVNTVLSPKFDIEQYNVYLTWNPREADVLVVSGPVTYWTKEPLLKIYEAIPKPKLVVAVGACALTGGVYKNIHGEIPSEEIEGPVDNVIPVDAKIPGCAVRPEDVVAGVVSVIPILLGKEDK, via the coding sequence ATGGGATTAAAATCACAAGCCCGTAAAAAGGCAATACACCTTATGTTAGTTTATACTGGTGGATGTAACGGTTGCGATATAGAAATAGTTAACACAGTATTGTCTCCTAAATTCGATATAGAACAATACAATGTGTATTTAACATGGAATCCAAGGGAAGCTGATGTTTTAGTAGTATCTGGTCCTGTAACTTACTGGACTAAAGAGCCACTTCTTAAAATTTACGAAGCAATACCTAAACCTAAATTAGTTGTTGCAGTAGGAGCATGTGCTTTAACTGGTGGAGTATACAAAAATATTCATGGAGAAATTCCTTCTGAAGAAATTGAAGGACCTGTAGATAATGTTATACCAGTAGATGCTAAAATACCTGGATGTGCAGTAAGGCCAGAAGATGTTGTAGCTGGAGTAGTATCAGTAATACCAATACTACTTGGAAAAGAAGATAAATAA
- a CDS encoding FeoA family protein, which yields MTTVNDLKPGETGIVKRHKVKGSLGKHLKEMGLVNGTPIKLERVAPLGYPVEIRIQGFSLALRKEEAESIELE from the coding sequence ATGACAACAGTTAATGATTTAAAACCTGGAGAAACAGGAATTGTTAAAAGACATAAAGTAAAAGGATCTCTTGGAAAACATCTTAAAGAAATGGGTCTTGTTAATGGTACTCCTATAAAACTTGAAAGAGTGGCACCATTAGGTTATCCTGTAGAAATTAGAATTCAAGGTTTTTCTTTAGCTTTAAGAAAAGAAGAAGCGGAATCAATTGAGTTAGAATAA
- a CDS encoding DUF5612 domain-containing protein, whose amino-acid sequence MVDAIEITTKNKVHILEKLLGHISKKGYGLVYTQFRVESENTAFLYVELENVVDIDCLISELRGFSGVMEVVKFFPTDEIWGKRIIIIGTGIQVSQVVLGAITEADRHNIRGERISIDTLPLTGEKNIIEALEAIGYLPRVSCIVLAESEIEDSIIGVIDEIKNNYNIKIVGLNGNDSLINHLDLVVTDPVQAGVMAVMAISETSNLDISRIKEVL is encoded by the coding sequence ATGGTTGATGCAATAGAAATAACAACTAAAAATAAGGTACATATTCTAGAGAAGCTATTGGGTCATATTTCAAAGAAGGGGTATGGCCTTGTTTACACACAATTTCGTGTCGAATCAGAAAATACTGCTTTTTTATATGTTGAATTAGAAAATGTGGTTGATATTGACTGTTTGATTTCTGAATTACGTGGTTTTTCAGGGGTTATGGAAGTAGTTAAATTCTTTCCTACAGATGAAATTTGGGGTAAAAGGATTATTATAATAGGAACGGGTATTCAGGTATCACAGGTTGTCTTAGGTGCAATTACTGAAGCAGATCGTCATAATATTCGTGGTGAACGTATAAGTATTGATACATTACCTTTAACAGGAGAAAAAAATATAATTGAAGCATTAGAAGCTATAGGGTATTTACCTCGTGTTTCATGCATAGTACTTGCTGAATCAGAAATTGAAGATTCAATAATAGGGGTAATTGATGAAATAAAAAATAACTACAATATTAAAATAGTGGGTCTTAATGGAAATGATTCTTTAATTAACCATTTAGATTTAGTTGTAACAGATCCAGTTCAAGCAGGTGTTATGGCTGTTATGGCTATTTCAGAAACATCTAATCTTGATATTAGTAGAATTAAAGAAGTACTTTAA
- a CDS encoding energy-converting hydrogenase B subunit P, producing MKIVLRPHHIIGLAGYIVEVRTSFRNLIVVNHEDEPIKLEVPVLNDEWIEEHEALGLEVIPVNDDDDFLVMYQMAKHKLDEERKAIESN from the coding sequence ATGAAAATAGTATTAAGACCACATCATATAATAGGTTTAGCAGGTTATATTGTAGAAGTAAGAACATCTTTCAGAAATTTAATTGTAGTTAATCATGAAGATGAACCAATTAAACTAGAAGTTCCTGTTCTTAATGATGAATGGATTGAAGAACATGAAGCATTAGGATTGGAAGTAATTCCAGTTAATGATGATGATGACTTTTTAGTAATGTATCAAATGGCTAAACATAAATTAGATGAAGAAAGAAAAGCTATAGAAAGTAATTAA
- a CDS encoding 4Fe-4S binding protein: MSLGKVFINGIYNNLKRIIFGSECRTDLQLREDVLNGNVKPSPKVAEVECIGCGGCSNVCPTKAIIMVPVEPVEIADGIVKTAIPEIDEINCVHCYQCHDFCPVYALFGVAATIHPNDIGNKCDKDVNSMLLDPSEVSEKKIQYIAQYLTDDSIIQKNRELKEKVAAQEAAGNEN, encoded by the coding sequence ATGAGTTTAGGAAAAGTTTTTATCAACGGAATCTACAACAACCTTAAAAGAATAATTTTTGGTAGTGAATGTAGAACAGATTTACAATTACGTGAAGATGTATTAAATGGTAATGTGAAACCATCACCTAAAGTTGCAGAAGTAGAATGTATTGGTTGTGGAGGATGTTCTAATGTATGTCCTACAAAAGCTATTATTATGGTTCCAGTAGAACCTGTAGAAATAGCTGATGGCATAGTTAAAACAGCAATTCCTGAGATTGATGAAATTAACTGTGTACATTGTTATCAATGTCACGATTTCTGTCCAGTATATGCATTATTTGGAGTAGCAGCAACAATTCATCCTAATGACATTGGAAACAAATGTGATAAGGATGTAAACAGTATGTTATTAGATCCAAGTGAAGTATCTGAGAAGAAAATCCAATACATAGCTCAATATTTAACTGATGATTCAATTATTCAGAAAAATAGAGAATTAAAAGAAAAAGTAGCAGCTCAAGAAGCAGCTGGAAATGAGAATTAG
- a CDS encoding respiratory chain complex I subunit 1 family protein encodes MDIVTSIGYVIGAFIIASIVCLWLPGIEKKAEARVQQRLGPQLSSPGFYATLKFFFKQVLEPSAILPRVYNILPLITLIIVAAIFLILIPQVMVAWGSFASLVALVGLLKVEEVLYLFMSSFSQSLLSKTMPFPDQAKGGKHIGAKQSFIEQLSAKRSLKLISYGSLPFYIALFIPAIMAKSLNLIDIVRYQLITGPILFTLPGIIGTIVFFVGFLIVLNSNPFAFMEGHSDVIQGPLLEYMSKYRAVYVMAHAFLIFVGACVYSTLFLGMPPVFGISIIVPIICSIIITIAAAVVSAFSPLFTNREFFPTVIATSAVAVVAVLIAVL; translated from the coding sequence ATGGATATAGTAACATCAATAGGCTATGTTATAGGTGCTTTTATAATTGCAAGTATTGTATGTTTATGGTTACCGGGTATTGAAAAGAAAGCAGAGGCAAGAGTACAACAAAGACTTGGTCCTCAACTTTCAAGTCCTGGTTTCTATGCAACATTAAAATTCTTCTTTAAACAAGTATTAGAACCATCTGCAATATTGCCTAGAGTATATAATATATTACCTTTAATAACTTTGATTATAGTAGCAGCAATATTCCTCATACTCATACCACAAGTAATGGTAGCTTGGGGATCTTTTGCTAGTTTAGTAGCATTAGTTGGTTTATTAAAAGTGGAAGAAGTTTTATACTTATTTATGAGTTCATTCTCACAATCACTTTTATCAAAAACCATGCCTTTCCCTGATCAAGCAAAAGGTGGAAAACATATTGGTGCAAAACAATCATTTATAGAACAATTAAGTGCAAAAAGATCATTAAAACTCATATCTTATGGTAGTTTACCATTTTATATAGCTTTATTTATTCCTGCAATAATGGCTAAAAGTTTGAATTTAATAGACATTGTAAGATATCAATTAATTACAGGTCCAATATTATTCACACTTCCAGGTATCATAGGAACAATTGTGTTCTTTGTAGGATTCTTAATTGTACTTAACTCTAATCCATTTGCATTCATGGAAGGTCATTCAGATGTAATTCAAGGTCCTTTACTTGAATACATGTCAAAATACAGAGCAGTATATGTAATGGCACATGCATTCTTAATATTTGTTGGAGCTTGTGTATATTCAACATTATTCTTAGGTATGCCACCAGTATTTGGTATCTCAATAATTGTACCAATAATATGTTCTATAATAATAACAATAGCTGCAGCTGTAGTAAGTGCATTCTCACCATTATTCACTAACCGTGAGTTTTTCCCTACAGTTATAGCAACAAGTGCTGTTGCTGTAGTAGCAGTTTTAATTGCTGTATTATAA
- a CDS encoding energy-converting hydrogenase B subunit G, EhbG, with translation MYDKLVETLKSTFGDDPKKTLVNGSVTSSVMSAELVLIASLLVAALTIRLVSPALMVIVEVALIIIFMYATPIMPKLYKEHNDDINNMMFYAVLTLAIISIVFYWGGI, from the coding sequence ATGTACGATAAACTTGTCGAAACTTTAAAAAGTACATTTGGGGATGATCCTAAGAAAACATTAGTTAATGGATCTGTAACATCATCAGTCATGTCTGCTGAATTAGTCTTAATAGCATCTTTATTAGTGGCTGCTTTGACTATTAGATTAGTAAGTCCTGCATTGATGGTAATTGTAGAAGTTGCCTTAATCATAATCTTTATGTATGCAACACCAATCATGCCTAAATTGTACAAAGAACACAACGATGATATAAATAATATGATGTTTTATGCTGTTTTAACATTAGCAATAATATCAATAGTATTCTACTGGGGGGGAATATAG